The following are from one region of the Hydrogenophaga sp. BPS33 genome:
- a CDS encoding ParD-like family protein produces MGIVKISDLMHENLRVAGNALSRSINAQAEHWMRVGMLAEMHPALNLHEISQMLVRAELDGGLDIAVALNAAAAPPRAASGGKR; encoded by the coding sequence ATGGGCATCGTCAAGATTTCGGACCTCATGCACGAAAACCTGCGGGTAGCGGGCAACGCGCTCAGCCGCTCCATCAATGCGCAGGCCGAGCACTGGATGCGGGTGGGCATGCTGGCCGAGATGCACCCGGCGCTCAACCTCCACGAGATCAGCCAGATGCTGGTGCGGGCCGAGCTCGACGGCGGCCTGGACATTGCCGTGGCGCTGAACGCGGCGGCCGCCCCGCCGCGCGCGGCCTCGGGAGGGAAGCGCTGA
- the map gene encoding type I methionyl aminopeptidase: MARGITLKTAEDLAKSRRAAQLAAEVLAMIEPHVLPGVSTEALDRLCHDHIVKVQSAIPANVGYQGYPKTILTSVNHVVCHGIPSPEKILKKGDIVNIDVAVIQDGWFGDTSRMFCVGTPSPLARRLVETTYEAMVAGIHQVRPGATLGDIGHAIQSVAHREHFSVVREYCGHGIGRVYHEDPNVLHYGRRGEGMALVPGMVFTIEPMLNAGKRETRLLADGWTVVTRDRSLSAQWEHMVAVTPTGYEVLTTWPGGTGAYAPI; the protein is encoded by the coding sequence ATGGCGCGCGGCATCACCCTCAAGACGGCCGAAGACCTGGCAAAGTCCCGGCGCGCGGCCCAGCTCGCCGCCGAGGTGCTCGCCATGATCGAACCGCACGTGCTGCCCGGGGTCAGCACCGAAGCGCTGGACCGCCTGTGCCATGACCACATCGTGAAGGTGCAGAGCGCCATACCTGCCAACGTCGGCTACCAGGGCTATCCCAAGACCATCCTCACTTCGGTCAACCACGTGGTGTGCCACGGCATCCCCTCTCCCGAAAAGATCCTGAAGAAGGGCGACATCGTGAACATCGATGTCGCCGTCATCCAGGACGGCTGGTTCGGCGACACCAGCCGCATGTTCTGCGTCGGCACGCCCTCCCCGCTGGCCCGCCGGCTGGTGGAGACCACCTATGAAGCCATGGTGGCCGGCATCCACCAGGTGCGGCCTGGCGCGACGCTGGGCGACATCGGCCATGCGATCCAGTCGGTCGCGCACCGCGAACACTTTTCGGTCGTGCGCGAGTACTGCGGGCACGGCATCGGCCGCGTGTACCACGAAGACCCGAACGTGCTGCACTATGGCCGGCGCGGTGAAGGCATGGCCCTGGTGCCGGGCATGGTGTTCACCATCGAGCCCATGCTCAACGCCGGCAAGCGCGAAACGCGCCTGTTGGCCGACGGCTGGACCGTCGTCACCCGGGACCGCTCGCTGTCCGCGCAATGGGAGCACATGGTGGCCGTCACGCCCACCGGCTACGAGGTGCTGACCACCTGGCCCGGCGGCACCGGGGCCTACGCGCCGATCTGA
- a CDS encoding CBS domain-containing protein has product MKVSDIMRLKGGTLYTIQPQESLERAIETMSQFDIGSLAVMDHGELVGMLTFREVIHTLAQNGGSLGGKSVRSVMDDHPMTCTPETELEQVRPMMLERHTRYMPVMDNKMLMGVISFYDVAKAVVDSQNFENKMLKAYIRDWPEEETGKSEPNFP; this is encoded by the coding sequence ATGAAAGTCAGCGACATCATGCGTTTGAAGGGCGGCACCCTTTACACCATCCAACCCCAGGAATCCCTGGAGCGCGCGATCGAAACCATGTCGCAGTTCGACATTGGCTCGCTCGCCGTGATGGACCACGGCGAACTGGTGGGCATGCTCACCTTCCGCGAGGTCATCCACACCCTGGCGCAGAACGGCGGCTCGCTGGGCGGCAAGAGCGTGCGCAGCGTGATGGACGACCACCCCATGACCTGCACCCCCGAGACCGAGCTGGAGCAGGTGCGCCCCATGATGCTGGAGCGCCATACCCGCTACATGCCGGTGATGGACAACAAGATGCTCATGGGCGTGATCAGCTTCTACGACGTGGCCAAGGCCGTGGTGGACAGCCAGAACTTCGAGAACAAGATGCTCAAGGCCTACATCCGCGACTGGCCGGAAGAGGAAACCGGCAAGAGCGAGCCGAACTTCCCCTGA
- a CDS encoding O-acetylhomoserine aminocarboxypropyltransferase, protein MPGYSDPGFDTLALHAGAAPDPATGARAVPIHLTTSFVFESSDHAAALFNLERAGHVYSRISNPTNAVFEQRMAALEGGIGAIATASGQAALHLSVATLMGTGAHIVASTALYGGSQNLLHYTMRRFGIETTFVKPGDIDGWRAAVRPNTKLFFGETVGNPGLDVLDIPTIAQIAHESGAPLLVDSTLTTPYLIKPFELGADIVYHSATKFLSGHGTVIGGVVVDAGSFDWERAGKFPELTEAYEGFHNMVFSEESTVGAFLLRARREGLRDFGACMSPHSAWLILQGIETLSLRMDRHMANTEKVVQFLASHPMVGRVGHPLLDTHPSHALAEKLLRFGARGAGSVFSFDIRGSRAQGKAFIEALKVFSHLANVGDCRSLVIHPASTTHFRMSDEALAAGGIGPGTIRLSIGLEDADDLIDDLKRALKAAEKAGA, encoded by the coding sequence ATGCCCGGCTATTCCGACCCCGGTTTCGACACGCTGGCCCTGCACGCTGGCGCCGCGCCCGACCCCGCCACCGGCGCGCGCGCCGTGCCGATCCACCTCACGACCTCGTTCGTCTTCGAGTCCAGCGACCACGCTGCCGCCCTGTTCAACCTGGAGCGCGCGGGCCACGTCTACAGCCGCATCAGCAACCCCACCAACGCGGTGTTCGAGCAGCGCATGGCCGCGCTGGAAGGCGGCATCGGCGCCATCGCCACGGCCAGCGGCCAGGCCGCGCTGCACCTCTCGGTGGCCACGCTCATGGGCACGGGCGCGCACATCGTCGCCAGCACCGCGCTCTACGGCGGCAGCCAGAACCTGCTGCACTACACGATGCGCCGCTTCGGCATCGAGACCACCTTCGTCAAACCCGGCGATATCGACGGCTGGCGCGCCGCGGTGCGGCCGAACACCAAACTGTTCTTCGGTGAGACCGTCGGCAACCCGGGCCTGGACGTGCTGGACATTCCCACCATCGCCCAGATCGCGCACGAGTCCGGCGCGCCCCTGCTGGTGGACTCCACGCTCACCACGCCCTACCTCATCAAACCCTTCGAGCTCGGTGCCGACATCGTCTACCACTCGGCCACCAAGTTCCTGAGCGGCCACGGCACGGTCATCGGCGGCGTGGTGGTCGACGCGGGCAGTTTCGACTGGGAGCGCGCCGGCAAATTCCCCGAACTCACCGAAGCCTACGAGGGCTTTCACAACATGGTGTTCAGCGAAGAGAGCACGGTGGGCGCGTTCCTGCTGCGCGCGCGCCGCGAAGGCCTGCGCGACTTCGGCGCCTGCATGAGTCCGCACAGCGCCTGGCTGATCCTGCAGGGCATCGAGACGCTGTCCCTGCGCATGGACCGCCACATGGCCAACACCGAGAAAGTGGTGCAATTCCTCGCCAGCCACCCGATGGTGGGCCGCGTGGGCCACCCGCTGCTGGACACGCACCCCAGCCACGCGCTGGCCGAGAAGCTGCTGCGCTTTGGCGCCCGGGGCGCGGGCTCGGTGTTCAGCTTCGACATCCGGGGCAGCCGCGCGCAGGGCAAGGCCTTCATCGAAGCACTCAAGGTCTTCAGCCACCTGGCCAACGTGGGCGACTGCCGCTCCCTGGTGATCCACCCCGCCAGCACCACACACTTCCGCATGAGCGACGAGGCGCTGGCGGCAGGTGGTATCGGGCCGGGGACCATTCGCTTGTCGATCGGCCTGGAAGACGCGGACGACTTGATCGACGACTTGAAACGCGCCTTGAAGGCCGCCGAGAAAGCGGGGGCCTGA
- a CDS encoding alpha/beta fold hydrolase: protein MFLQVNGAPTYCYTGGKPFDAAKPTVVFIHGVLNDHSVWILQSRYLAHHGWNVLALDLPGHCKSEGEAPASVEAAADFIAALLDAAGVRTAALVGHSWGSLIALEAAARLKERVSHLVLVGTAYPMKVSPALIDAALHAPEKGLQMINVFSRSTLAAPPSALGPGTWVYGSSLALGRRVLRSNAQVNVFHRGFVACDSYTGGEAAIAAITCPVLFLLGGLDQMTQAKAAQPLIQAAQASGKAVSTVTLPVGHHQMTETPDATLFAIRDFLAC from the coding sequence ATGTTCCTTCAAGTCAATGGCGCCCCCACCTATTGCTACACCGGCGGCAAGCCCTTCGACGCCGCCAAGCCCACCGTGGTCTTCATCCACGGCGTGCTCAACGACCACAGCGTCTGGATCCTGCAAAGCCGCTACCTCGCGCACCACGGCTGGAACGTGCTGGCGCTCGACCTGCCCGGCCACTGCAAGAGCGAAGGCGAAGCGCCCGCCTCGGTGGAAGCCGCGGCCGACTTCATCGCCGCGCTGCTCGATGCCGCGGGCGTGCGCACGGCCGCGCTGGTCGGCCACAGCTGGGGCTCGTTGATCGCGCTCGAAGCGGCGGCACGCCTGAAAGAGCGCGTGAGCCACCTGGTGCTGGTGGGCACGGCCTACCCCATGAAGGTCTCGCCCGCGCTGATCGACGCCGCGCTCCACGCACCCGAAAAGGGTTTGCAGATGATCAATGTGTTCTCGCGCAGCACACTGGCCGCGCCACCCTCGGCGCTGGGCCCGGGCACCTGGGTGTACGGGTCGAGCCTGGCCCTGGGCCGCCGCGTGCTGCGCAGCAATGCCCAGGTCAACGTGTTCCACCGTGGCTTCGTGGCCTGCGACAGCTACACCGGTGGCGAGGCCGCCATCGCGGCCATCACCTGCCCGGTGCTGTTCCTGCTCGGCGGGCTGGACCAGATGACGCAGGCCAAGGCGGCGCAGCCGCTCATCCAGGCGGCACAGGCCAGCGGCAAGGCGGTGAGCACGGTCACGCTGCCGGTCGGCCACCACCAGATGACCGAGACGCCCGACGCCACGCTGTTCGCGATCCGCGATTTCCTGGCCTGTTAG
- a CDS encoding cytochrome P450, whose amino-acid sequence MSLLRDAITPPMSAARAQAIAQSFDLRALPADFLANPYPVYAALREAQPVRCMPDGSVFLTRSSDLVAVYRDAQSFSSDKHVEFAPKYGEGSPLFEHHTTSLVFNDPPLHTRVRGLIMGALTRRAIAAMEPGLTMLVDGLLDEMDARGGGDLIEDFASAIPVEIIGNLLNVPHADRGPLRAWSLAILGALEPTLTAQQQADGNQAVSEMTAYLRTLVAERRRRPGDPEHDVLTRLIQGEAGGEQLREVELLQNCIFLLNAGHETTTNLIGNGLILLQEFPEARAGLLHALRETAGDAAAQEAVLGRAVDEFLRFESSNQLGNRRAVKDTQVGGVDLPAGTLVTLCIGAANRDPAQFAEPDVLNLAREGNKHLAFGFGIHQCAGLSLARLEGRIAIGRFLQRFPHFRLSDAPTRGGRARFRGFLRAPFLLV is encoded by the coding sequence ATGAGCCTCTTGCGCGACGCGATCACCCCACCCATGAGCGCGGCGCGCGCGCAGGCGATTGCCCAGAGCTTCGACCTGCGCGCCCTGCCTGCCGATTTCCTCGCCAACCCCTACCCGGTCTACGCCGCGCTGCGCGAGGCGCAACCGGTGCGGTGCATGCCCGATGGCTCGGTGTTCCTCACGCGCTCTTCCGACCTGGTGGCGGTGTACCGCGACGCGCAGTCCTTCAGCTCGGACAAGCACGTCGAGTTCGCGCCGAAATACGGCGAAGGCTCGCCCCTGTTCGAGCACCACACCACCAGCCTGGTGTTCAACGACCCGCCCTTGCACACGCGGGTGCGTGGACTCATCATGGGCGCGCTCACGCGCCGCGCCATCGCCGCGATGGAGCCGGGCCTGACCATGCTGGTGGACGGCCTGCTCGACGAGATGGACGCGCGCGGCGGCGGCGACCTGATCGAGGACTTCGCCTCGGCCATTCCCGTGGAGATCATCGGCAACCTGCTCAACGTGCCGCACGCAGACCGGGGCCCGCTGCGCGCCTGGTCGCTCGCCATCCTGGGCGCCCTGGAACCCACGCTCACAGCGCAACAGCAGGCCGATGGCAATCAGGCCGTGAGCGAGATGACCGCTTACCTGCGCACCCTGGTGGCCGAGCGCCGCCGACGCCCCGGCGACCCCGAGCACGACGTGCTCACGCGGCTGATCCAGGGTGAGGCCGGTGGCGAGCAACTCCGCGAGGTGGAGCTGCTGCAGAACTGCATCTTCCTGCTCAACGCGGGGCACGAGACCACCACCAACCTGATCGGCAACGGGTTGATCCTGCTGCAGGAATTCCCCGAGGCGCGTGCCGGCTTGCTGCACGCCCTGCGGGAAACCGCGGGCGATGCGGCCGCGCAAGAAGCCGTGCTGGGCCGTGCGGTGGACGAGTTCCTGCGCTTCGAATCTTCCAACCAGTTGGGCAACCGGCGCGCCGTGAAAGACACGCAGGTCGGCGGCGTGGACCTGCCAGCCGGCACGCTGGTCACACTGTGCATCGGCGCGGCCAACCGCGACCCGGCGCAGTTTGCCGAACCCGACGTGTTGAACCTTGCGCGCGAAGGCAACAAGCACCTGGCGTTCGGTTTCGGCATCCACCAGTGCGCGGGCCTGAGCCTGGCGCGACTCGAAGGGCGCATTGCGATCGGGCGCTTCCTGCAGCGCTTTCCCCACTTCCGTCTCAGCGATGCGCCCACGCGCGGCGGACGGGCGCGGTTCCGGGGATTCCTGCGGGCCCCTTTCCTTCTGGTCTGA